TTTCTTCAAATGTTTCTATATCACCTGTTGTTAGGCTTTTTAACATATAGTTGAATTTTTCATTATTAATACTTTCCTTGAACCAAGACATTATTATCTCTTCATATAAGTACTTTACTTCAAGATTTGGTATTTCTAATGTGCAAAAACTTCTTCCCATTTTTAAATCTTCTTTTATAACCTTTAAGTATCCACTAAATAATAAAAAGCTCCATACATTCTCTGCTCCATTTTCTATTTCTTTCATTACTATATCTTCATTTATCTGTTTTACAATAGTTTTTTCTTGTATTAACTCTTCAAGTTCTTTTTTTACGGTTTCTCCTGCTTTTGTAAGTACTATCTTAACTAAATCATTGCTGCTTGTATTTACCCAATAAGGTCTAAATCCATCATTATGATTTTTTATGTAATTAAGTATTGACCAAGGATTGTATATTACATTATCACCAAAGTTATATCCGTTGTACCATTTTTTTATATCATCTATTTTATACTCTATATTGTAATACTTTAGAATTTGCTCTACTTGTTCTTGTGAAAATCCAAAATGCTTAGTATAATGTTTTTTGAGTATTGTACATACATGTAAGTTATTAAGACCTGAAAATATACTTTCTTTCGCTATTCTTAGTATCCCAGTTAATATTCCTCTTTTTAAATATTCATTATCTTTAAGAGCGCTGCTTAAAAACACTCTCATGAATTCAATTATTTTATCATAGTAATTATCTAAGTAACCACTTTGAATAGGTACATCATATTCATCTATTAATACTATAGCCTTTTCATTATGATATTCACATAAATATTTTGTAAGCATTTTTAAGCTTTGACAAAGTTCTACCATATTAACATTTCCACTTATTACTTTATTATAGTAGTTTGTTTGTAATTCACTCAAAAAATTTTCTTTTATAAGATAGTCATGTTTTTCATATAATGAACTTATTAATGTTTTTATTCCGTTATCACAATCTTCCCAATTAGAAAACTTTATATCTTTAAACGTTATATATATAACTGGATACTTTCCTTGAGTGTCCATTATTTCTTTGAACTCATTTATTTTTAAATCCTTAAATAGATATTTATTATCTACCTTTGTCTTTTCAAAGAAATATTTAAGTATGCTCATATTAAGAGTTTTACCAAATCGTCTAGGTCTTGGAATCAATATAACTTCTGAACCATCATCTATTATTTCTTTTATAAATAAGCTTTTGTCTACATAATAATGACCTTCATCTATTAATTTTTTAAAATTACTTATTCCAATAGGTAATTTTTTCATATATTTCTCTCCTCTAGTTTAAGGTTATTCCTTTATTATAGCATACTTAGTAGGAAAAAATACCATGACTCATTTCAACAACAACTCTTCTTATTGTATATTTTAAAGAAAAAAATCCTCTACTTATTTTGAGAGGATTTACGCATATTTTATTACATATTCATTTACAGTAGCCTTAAATATAAATCTAAAGTTCTATTTACTTCTTCAACTACTAATTCTATACAATCATCATTTTGGTTTGTTGTATGTACTTTATCAAGAGCACTAGTGCTGCTCTTTGTATTAGATGCAATGTTTGAGATTCATTATTATACCAATCTATTAATCTTTCCATCTCTTCTTTAATAAGCATTGGTTCTAGTGGTTCATACTTTGCTCCTGCAATAATTACCTTTTGATCTATATATACTCCTGCATATTCATCGTCTATTGCTTTTAAAACAAGTCTATGAATATTATTTATCTGCCACTCACAAAACGGTTCATTTTTTCTTACTATATCTTCTACATAAAGTATTGCTTCTTTATGATTCACTACTTCAAGATGTTCTCTTGCTATCTATTGTAGTAACTTTTGATTTAAGAATGTAAAAAAGCCATGGCACCTAATCAATGCCACAGCTTCAATCTCTTCAAATCAATCTCTCATCATATATATTCAAAAGCCCAACCTTATTGATTCTTTCATACAATACATCAGGATCTGTTGTATACAAATTTCTTTCCTTCATTCTTTCAAAGAAAATAGATCCTGCGAATGTGAATCTTAATTTGTCTCCACCTTCTTTATACATAATTTCATTTGCATAAGACACTATATCCCCAATAACTGTATTTGCAGGAAGCTGTAATAGAGGAATGCCTATCATATTTCTAACACTATTATGACCAGCTAGATATCCTGTGCATATAGCCTCAGTATGACCTACATAAAGACCACATTTTTCTCCAGCAACAAACAAATTGTTAAGACCAATAACCTTTAAATTATTATTTCTTGGAGCAATAGATAGATATCTTATAGAGTTACCTATACCCGCTGAATACGGATCTTCAAATTTTACATTTTCAAATCCTTTTATCCTTCTAAGCTTTTCTAAAGGATAAAAAGGAGCCATTAATTTTGCGTGTCCTGTATCTAGAAGAACTAGATTTTTAGCAAATGCTTCTAATGCATACTGTTGACATACTTTTATATCTAATTTTTCTTCATTAATCTCTTCTTTTGGAAGTGGTACTATACAAACCCCATTTTTATTTAGTTCTTCTCTTATTTCATCACTTAAAGATTCTTTATTAAGTTTTATAGAACCACTAAAGGCACCATAGGTTCCGTTTTTTCTCTTTCCGATTATATCTTCTATCCCACATTTTTTAGTAATACTAACTCTTCCTCCAAATGAAGGACATCTTAAAACACACATAGAACATCCATTTCCGTATTTTAAACAATTTCCCATAGGACCAGTTGTTCCTGTTGTCTCTACGAATGAATCCGCCATAATATTAGTATCATTATCAAGCTTTATATATTTAATAGTTTTATCTTCAACATATGCATCTATAACTCTTGTTCTAAATATTATTTTTATTCCCATATCAATTAATTTATTTCTAACCGCGCTCTCTATCAGTGTCACGTCATACAAGCTGGCATGAGCACAGTTGATAGTATTGCGACCATTCCAAAATATATTAACCTTACATTACAGCCTGAGAAACTTGAGTCATATGAACTTTCAAGTTCTGATACTATTGGGGAACGTATTAAAAAGCTTAGAATGAATAAAAATCTAAAGCCTAAACAATTAGGTGACTTAATAAATATTACCGGCTCTGGTATAGCCAATTACGAAAATGGTACTGCACGTCCTTCAAGAAAAGTTTTAATTAATCTTTTCAATGTTTTAGGAGAAGAAGTTCTTTGTGATAGTTATTCTAAATTTATTATAAAGGATTATGGAAATCTGATGAAGAAGTGGAGAGAAAAGAATAAGTTTAAAATTTATGAAGCTATTAAAATATTAGGTGTATCTGAAAATACATATATAGATTGGGAAAAACAAAGAGCA
This sequence is a window from Tepidibacter hydrothermalis. Protein-coding genes within it:
- a CDS encoding helix-turn-helix transcriptional regulator gives rise to the protein MSTVDSIATIPKYINLTLQPEKLESYELSSSDTIGERIKKLRMNKNLKPKQLGDLINITGSGIANYENGTARPSRKVLINLFNVLGEEVLCDSYSKFIIKDYGNLMKKWREKNKFKIYEAIKILGVSENTYIDWEKQRAVISRRMYYKLIHFFNEIDA
- a CDS encoding AAA family ATPase; the encoded protein is MKKLPIGISNFKKLIDEGHYYVDKSLFIKEIIDDGSEVILIPRPRRFGKTLNMSILKYFFEKTKVDNKYLFKDLKINEFKEIMDTQGKYPVIYITFKDIKFSNWEDCDNGIKTLISSLYEKHDYLIKENFLSELQTNYYNKVISGNVNMVELCQSLKMLTKYLCEYHNEKAIVLIDEYDVPIQSGYLDNYYDKIIEFMRVFLSSALKDNEYLKRGILTGILRIAKESIFSGLNNLHVCTILKKHYTKHFGFSQEQVEQILKYYNIEYKIDDIKKWYNGYNFGDNVIYNPWSILNYIKNHNDGFRPYWVNTSSNDLVKIVLTKAGETVKKELEELIQEKTIVKQINEDIVMKEIENGAENVWSFLLFSGYLKVIKEDLKMGRSFCTLEIPNLEVKYLYEEIIMSWFKESINNEKFNYMLKSLTTGDIETFEEILSEYLIKSASYFDIDESEKFYHAFVLGILVALNEEYEVKSNRESGYGRYDIMVIPKDKTKLGVIIEFKKVSKRRKETLETAVDKAIVQIKDRNYRQELVDRGIKNILELGIAFEGKEVLVRELNR
- a CDS encoding Fic family protein, producing MNHKEAILYVEDIVRKNEPFCEWQINNIHRLVLKAIDDEYAGVYIDQKVIIAGAKYEPLEPMLIKEEMERLIDWYNNESQTLHLIQRAALVLLIKYIQQTKMMIV
- a CDS encoding FAD-dependent oxidoreductase, with protein sequence MYDVTLIESAVRNKLIDMGIKIIFRTRVIDAYVEDKTIKYIKLDNDTNIMADSFVETTGTTGPMGNCLKYGNGCSMCVLRCPSFGGRVSITKKCGIEDIIGKRKNGTYGAFSGSIKLNKESLSDEIREELNKNGVCIVPLPKEEINEEKLDIKVCQQYALEAFAKNLVLLDTGHAKLMAPFYPLEKLRRIKGFENVKFEDPYSAGIGNSIRYLSIAPRNNNLKVIGLNNLFVAGEKCGLYVGHTEAICTGYLAGHNSVRNMIGIPLLQLPANTVIGDIVSYANEIMYKEGGDKLRFTFAGSIFFERMKERNLYTTDPDVLYERINKVGLLNIYDERLI